The Aedes albopictus strain Foshan chromosome 1, AalbF5, whole genome shotgun sequence genomic interval TAACTGGTACTGGAGTGCGGTCAGGTAATTGCGGAAAAAGCCACGGTATtcttccactgctttctccgagtTGCTTAGAAGCAGTAAGATTTTCCTCCAATGATTTAGTGACTCCACGGAATGTCCACTCAGGAACAGTACAAAGGAGAACTGAATCTCTGCGAATACGGCTTCCTCGCGCCCATCCTGAAGCAACTGATCAATTGCCGCTATGGAGTCCATGTGAtgctgagaaatttctgcaggactggCGTCTTTGGGACAGCGCGGAGGAAGCGTCGTAAAACGTGGTGCCGAACCCGGGAGTGTCTTAAGATTGGGAAGCAATTCCTCTTCGTTCATAAGGGAGCGGATCTTGGAAAGTCGTGATGAATTGACGGTCGACAAGGGGGAATCTCCTCTCGGACGTTCCTCATCACTGCACGACATAAGCTCCACGGTATTACGAATCACTCCACACTCAGGAGAATGCCTTTGAACGGTTTCCGCTGTGATATTTCCGGTAAGTTTTCTCCACTTAACAAGTCCATCATAGTCATATGGCGCTAAGTACCTAAAATGGAACATCCTCGTGAATCCATTCTCACATAATAAACAAGAACAAACGCTTACCTATCCAGATTCTTCAGGTTTTCTCGAATTCTACAAAGCTCCTCCTCGACATCATCGTGGATTCGGGGCTTTAGTTCTTCCCTCTCGTTGTCCCATTCCCGGACAATAATTTCACCGCGTCGGAAAAAGTGTACAAACCCCACACGGGGTGCAGCATCCCCGTACGGGCCCTGGGATGCACAGTACACAAAGTGCactccttccgggatcatttttACGCC includes:
- the LOC109427652 gene encoding protein AAR2 homolog codes for the protein MEAISGVSLMASMSPDTALKLFENGAVLIIAGVPPGTEFGIDQWSFVVGENFRGVKMIPEGVHFVYCASQGPYGDAAPRVGFVHFFRRGEIIVREWDNEREELKPRIHDDVEEELCRIRENLKNLDRYLAPYDYDGLVKWRKLTGNITAETVQRHSPECGVIRNTVELMSCSDEERPRGDSPLSTVNSSRLSKIRSLMNEEELLPNLKTLPGSAPRFTTLPPRCPKDASPAEISQHHMDSIAAIDQLLQDGREEAVFAEIQFSFVLFLSGHSVESLNHWRKILLLLSNSEKAVEEYRGFFRNYLTALQYQLPELPVELMEQTESNTVYLDVRRLLLNSYHAGITAAAQSLEKSLKGTLLWRFENLFEEDPEDLPTVVDVE